The Xenopus tropicalis strain Nigerian chromosome 1, UCB_Xtro_10.0, whole genome shotgun sequence DNA segment GTTACAAACTGGTACAGTGTTTAAATCACTGTCAACTGTTTGCACTGATATAGGAGGCAGCACCAGCTGTGGAGAATTCCTGTTGCTAGAAGGTGGGATGACTGCAGAGAACCAACAGTCTCCTACTAGGGCCACTGCTGCTGGTGCTAGTTTGCAACAGGCCAGTGGTTTAACCATGCCTGTGGTAAAAGTAGAGAAGGATCCAGCCCCTGAAGCAAGCATGTCCAATGGTGGGTCTGAGGGAGAGGACACCCCTAAGGGAAGGAGAAGAAAGAGACCCCTCCAGAAAGGAAAGCCTCCATATAGCTACATTGCTCTTATAGCTATGGCCATTGCTAACTCCACAGACCGTAAGCTGACATTAGGCGGAATCTACAAGTTTATTACTGAGAGGTTCCCTTTTTACAGGGACAACTCCAAAAAGTGGCAGAATTCAATTAGACACAATCTTACACTAAATGACTGCTTCATTAAGATCCCCAGAGAGCCAGGCAGGCCGGGTAAAGGAAACTACTGGGCTCTAGACCCCAATGCTGAAGATATGTTTGACAGTGGCAGTTTCTTGAGAAGAAGGAAGAGGTTCAAGAGAACTGACTTAACCACTTATCCAGCCTACATACATGACACCAGTATGTTTTCACCCCTGCAGGTTGCAAGAGCAACTTATCCCAACACAGTGTATCCAAATATGACAATGAGTCCCAGCTACAGTCAGCAGATAGCCCCACACTCCTCAGTGTACTATCCATCATCTTCTCCTGCCTTCAGCTCTGCCCAGCCCAGGGTGTTTAGCATCAACACCCTTATAGGGCACAGTGGGTCTGAACATGCACAGCAACCCAACCGATCCATCAGCCCTGAAGTCAATTCAACTTCTTCCAGCTCCTGCAACTATGGAGGGTCCACTTATAGTAGCCAAGCTGGTAGTGGCACCATGCTGCCCAGGTCTACCAACCCTTACTCCTACTCAGTGCCTAATAGTCACTTGCAGATGAACCagagctcttacccacatagtaATGCTCAATTGTTTGGCAGTGCGAGCCGGCTGCCCATGCCAACATCTCCTCCAATGAACAGTGATGCTGTGGACTTCTATGGTAGAATGTCACCTGGGCAGTATACCTCCTTGACTACCTATAATAGCAATGGGCAGTTGGGTGGCACCAATGCTTACCTGCGCCATGCCACATATTCTGGGAACATGGAAAGGTTTGTGCCTGCTGTTTGATGCAGGGTTAAATGCTTGAATTTGAACTGCAAGGGTTATTAACACACCATGTTAATTTTAATTAGCATGTATCAGCAGGATTTCCATCATTCTGCCAAATAAGGCATATTCTTTACTGTGTAATGAGAATGATAAAGCCAGTACAAGAGAACAGGGCAGTCTGGCAAGTGAAGTCACAGTGACCATGGTCTGCTGATTACACCCTTAGCTGGGCAGCCATGTAAAGGCAAATTACCATTCTCTTACAGTCATATTGATTAATTAGCCTTTATTTTTCCCTATGGGATgacaaatgaaatatttttgtaCTATGCAgtaattatgtattatatattttaacagCTTTAATAACAAAGTCTAACTTTTTCATGCCCCTTATGAGTCTTTTTTATACGATATTCATATGAGTATGATAAGTGAATATGTCTTATTGATGTTgatataaaaccaaaaaaaaagaagaaaaaaagcagaGAGAGTATGAATAATACAAGCTTAGGAGCAAAACTGAAAGTTGCTGAAGTATCTCAATGCAGGAAAATCATTCTGATTCAAAACATTGCACTTATTTTCCCTGGGAAAGTTCCTTCCTTTTTACATTGCTCATAAAAGTAaaaattcatttttctttatgtATGTGGTATTATTATGAGAAATTGCTGCATATATGAGATTATATATAGCTGTGTGTTAAATAGCACAGCTACAAACTTACAGTATCTAATAGTTTCTGCTTTAAACAGGaagattttttaaagaaaatacttGCATTATGACTACACTGTGATCTATTGTCGGAGAAATGTGAAGCGCTTCAACTGTGTCCTAAATGATGTGACAGCCCAACTCCTTTCATTGCACTGCCACCAAGCTTTTTCTCTAAGTTACTGCTACTGAAGCTATGAGTAGAATGAATCTAGTACCAGCTGCCTCTTATCTTCTGCTCTGGCTCCTTAGATAGATGTGCAACTGCATATGTAAACCACACATTTTATTTCACAGCTGCTCTAAAGGTTTATTGCCACATTAAACACATTAACACTTTTCTATGTAATCTGTGTATAGATGCACGCATGCTTTTTTCTCTTATCAAATTAATTCATATTCACAGCAAAGTTATTCTTCTTTCATAGGAAACTGGAAACAGATTTTGTTTAAATTCTATAGCAGGATTTTTGAGTTGCAGACTATCTATCAGATGTGGAACTGGTGTATTCCTCCTAAGCCTTATCCTGTACTTAGGGCAGTCCCTCACTGGCATAGGAACAAACGGTATCACTTTCCCTGAGTTTAGCATCCAGATAACTGCCGTTTTCCATCATTGCCAATGAATAAGACACTAAGGTAAATATGGTAGAATATATAAACAACTTTGGAAGGATCATGAGAGTTCTTATTTAGCGGCAGTCTATGCAGGCTTAATAACCCCAGGTTCTATAAGTAAATGTTAAGGTGTCTAAGATGGAATACAGGGAGGCCTGTTAGAAATTCAAATAAAAAGGAAGAAGCGTTCCAGCAGATTAAATGCAATGGTTATTTGGTTACTTGAACGACATATTCTTTTTAAGGGTAATATACAGTTCACAAATATTTAATACGGTTAGAAATGCAATGAGAAAATCTATTGCTGTATGTTCATACAGCAATAGATTTTCTCATTGCATTTGCTATACTGTAGTTGGAGAGGGTCTTCAAACAAAAACAGCATAAACAGGTATACGATATATTATTCAGAATACTTTGGATTTTCTGGTATAAGGGGGTCTTTTCATATCAGCATGCCTGatatctactaaaaacatttaaacaattaaaaaatacaatgcaGTTGTTTTGCAATTATCTTTTAGCAGTTAATCTCAGGTACAAGTATTACTAAGGTGGTAAAGGGCAtcagtaaaaaaatattatttatataaagaaacCAGGTGGAGAAGGTCATTCACTGCTTTTGGAGCATTCTAGATACAAcatgaaaggttttttttataataaattcaaTTTTGTATTGTTAGTTATACTGCAAAATAGTGCAATTTCTGCTATCAAAAGTCCATTTCTATTATTAAAATAGAAGAAGATTAAATGGGCCCTGCATTAGATCCCTTACAAACTCATCAGCATTTGTGAttcagtttcctgctgattgttGAAACTATATGTTTCTCTTACCCCCCCCCAATTTCTACAATCGCCTACAGTATCTTCTCAAAACATCAATTCATTGCTCCTGTACGTAAAGAAAAAGTGtcacaaaaaagagaaaaaagtgaACAATAATTGGGCCAAATTTTTTTTGAAGAACCTTTCTATTCTAAAAAATCTTTACACCTAATCTGTGTGTTACCCTGAATAAATTATGCattatactaaataaataacGTATTTTTAAATAAGATTATTTTCAATGTATAAATTGAATTGAGCTATTTATAACATTATTTCAGGTGTGTGTCAGTAAAACAAAAGGTATTACTGTTCCATTCATTACATGTAATGAGCAATATAGATTGCAGGAAGAATACTCTTTAATAATGTCATGCAAAGTAAACTAAGTATTATGAAATGCAGagactttatatactgtataacaaataTAAGGCCTCAGAacagtttattatatttttaggCATCTCTGAACCTTTTCTCTCCTAATTGTTGGCAAATAAAATCGTTCTGCCCAGACACCACAGGGAAACATGCAGCGTAACTACTGAATTGAAGTATATGTTGTTAGTCTATGCCTTGTGTGCAATGTGTAGACCCTCATTCTTATCTACGTCAGTCTTCAATGAAAATTGTATCCACATTAACTATGGGTTTTCTGTTTCATTTAGCTGGCAATAAAATATCAAGGTACATCTTACCAGAATTCAAATACAAGAAGTTTCACCTTATTTGgagttttttaggttttttttcaaGTTGTAAAGATATAATTTCTGAATTATATTGGTGGAATGGCAGCAATTTTGAATCAGATTGCTTTGTTTTGATATTTGTTATATgactgtagttttttttaatgagttaAATATGTGTTTTGTACTTTTGGCAATgtatttctggatttttttttttttaaagtaaaagctttatgtaaatttgtattttcattttgatATTAAAATATGTAAATCCAAAAGTTTGATTTCATGAGTTGTTTTTAGACAGAGTATGAGCTACAGTAAAATctttgtatacttcaatatcACAAACATATACTGATAGTTCACATTAGCAGGGATTCTTCTGGGCCCTATACAATCCTGTCCACAGTGTGTAGGAAGTTCAGGCAACATAGATAAGGAAGCTGCAAGGCTTACAACCACATTTATTTCAGAAAAAGGAAAGTGCCCTTCCTCAGGTAGAAGAAAGTACATTTGACTGAACACAATCACACCCAAATGTGGTTGGGGGAGTGAGTCCTTAACCCATGGTCCCATGGTGCTGCAGTAATGCATAATCCACTAAAAATGTCCATATCTAAAGTAACAATTCCCAAGAACCTTTAATAAAGAAGACTATTAACCTAGCATATCTATAAAAAGATCTTAATTGCCAGAAGTAAGAATCTGGATTTAATGAAATCATTATCTGTTTCTGCAGCAGTCGATGAAGAATCATGGTAATGTTATAGGTAATTCCTGACTATCTTGTTGGCTGCAAATCTTTCTTACTTCAGTTATTCTAATGTATACCTGAAAGATACACCGTAACCCTCTACAGTCCTGATCACTGtcaccagcagcagcagcagctgggtCTACTATTCTGACGGTACAACCTTGGACAATGAATTATTAATGATGGTATTGTTTAGATTGAAATGTGTGTGGTTTGTTGGCTACGGAAGCATAAAATTTAATGAAAGTGACAAAGTTTGCACCAGATCTAAAATCCCATAGCACCCCAAGAGCACATAGTGTTTACTGATCACCtgtatgaaagcaaacatctaataaGTCCTTACGGGTTGCTAGACTTGTTTCAGACagtgtgacttttattatattaccacttaaagagatactgacaccagaaattaaaacaGTTTTTACaactttcataacattgtctttgcatgagctttagaatTTTGCTATAAAGGTATTTGCCCaatacttttacattacctatctgacccCCCTTGTTtatctatgagggggctgccgtaTCTGTGCAGCTGTAGTCTatcagcattagaagctataactgtcaggtttacaaaacagtcaggtttagggacttcaagtaacaattacaatagcaaccctatcagcgaaaaaagatcaacatgacctaataggtaactttaaatgtacattcatattttgaagagtattttTCAGTGTCACATGGCACATTGCATAAATTAGAGCCAATTTTGCAAGCTAATCCCATGGCTGTCTAATGCAACCATGGGcacatttacagaatctgccctAATGTTCTTTGATACTTagctaaaatatttttatgaaagaatTAGATCAATTGTGTATAGCTTTTTAAAAGTCACAAAAGATGAGAATGCCTTTGTACAGCTTGTATCAACTACAAGTAACGCTTACTTTTCTCTATCTTTTCTTTATTGTAcatgttattttattaatttttatttgttaaaatctgaaaaatataaaaaaaaaagataagtacGGTAGCACTtgatccttttaaaaaaatatctatatattatgAGGAAAAGCTTTTGAGAAAAAGCATTTCCTTTATAAACTATGCCATAGGCAAAATGACACACAGAGcaataaatgtacaaaaaaaggtTAATTCTACAACTATTAACTGTGTATGTCATTACgtaaattttttacaaaaaagtttatttctaCATTTATAATTGCATGTATGAATAAGCTCTGTCACATGATTCTAATTTACTCAGTAAAACAGATGGGGGcagattttagaagtgtatttatcaaatggtgaactctaattttcatccattgataaatacgcttctaaaaattccataagaatgaatagaacgcGGGTGatctttatgtattaagctctaaactcacattctgataaatctgcccaccCAAGAAGAACACCTAACACATAAGGAGTAGTTAAGTAGAATTATTCTGTAGATCGGTATTCAACATGGTAGCAACATATAATATCAAATGCCTTTAAAGGGTTGCTATACTATAAGAGCATTGGCTCATATCATTTATCAGAATGGCCACTCCCTGTTGTAAACATCTTTCCACTAACAAGAAAAGGAAATGTTGTGCTTTGTTCTGCACCAGGGCATTTTCAAGCATTAATCACACAGTCCAGGTTTCAACCTTTCACTCCAGTACTTCTGAAATACCTTTTAGCTGATTCTATCTAAGCTGAAAAAATTCAAACATGTCCTTTTATACTCCACTGACAATTGGAAcatatttaatttacaaaaaaacctAGCATGAATAAAACAGAGACAGAAGCTTTAGTCTGGTTCTGATATGTGGTGTTACTGGGTTTTTCCCCTCAAAAAATAAACAAGCCAAATGGACCATCAGTCTTTTATTTTCCAATGTAATTATCCCTTTagtgtttattttttcatttttatgtacaCAAATAGCCTACTGGTACTGGTTTTTTATACTAAGTTCTATCTTTCTTAACAGATCTCTTAGGCTAGTTCTGTGGTCAATCCATGAGCTGGTTACCCTGCACTCATTGTGGCCTCATGTTGTCAAAATATTAAAGGAGCCATCAGGGGTGTTTCCAGACCTAAAGGCACCTGAGGCGGCTTTCACAATTTCGCTTCTCCCAATTGCgctccctgcactagaagagttgaattttatattttatataatataccaaTAATAGAGGCTATCCTCTTTTTCAGAAAATCTTAAAGCAAGAAATTCTTAATTTACAAAGCAAGACTGCATAAACTTCCTAGTGTCATACCTGACATACCTGACACCCCCTCAAAATAATTCTACCATTGCTGCTGTAGGGAGGGTGAAATAAGTGATTGGCTGCTTGCAATTTAGTAATTCCAGTGCACATTGAGAGTTGTCTGGTTGCCTGATGATTCTTTTCAATGTAGCAATTCAATACAACATCAGATTTAAAAATCACCCAGCTGTCCATCATCACTAACTGAAAGGAAGGTAAGATAAAAGCAGTGTGGCCTTCTTGTGCTAATGTTTATATAGTTGTTGCAAGTTGCTTTTTACGGTACTGCCGTTTGTTAAGCTATGTGTACATTGGTAGCACTTTTTAAGCAGAAACACAACAAACACATATATAATCACCCACCTAGACAGCCAATTCTGTTAACCACGAAAaagctgtttaaatattttaatccAAATGAAAAGCATATGTGTATGGCAGCTGGAAGGTGTTGTTGAGGGATAAGAGGCAGGTAAGTTATGTTTGCACCATCCATGTCTATTTATTGCTACTAAAAGTGGCACAATATGGAAATAATGAAAGAATGCTGAAAGCATGTCTGCTGAACCTTTACTGCAAATATATGCCATGTATTTGGCATGTCTGGGCTAATCATCTTTCAAGGGTAAAATACAAAAGGCTGGGTTCACTATAGGGTGCAAAAGTGTAACTTGGAGGCTTAATTATGAAAAGAGCAATGCACTTCCCTGACAATTCAATTGTTTCTAAGCATGCCAACCAActtatgtaatataaggtgcaaagCTACCACCATGTCTATTTAACCCAAACAATCAAGCAGATATTTAACTTTAAACAGGTGTACAGTAAAATTCAGTGTGGGTTAATGGACCTGGAACAAACTTTACAATCCACTTTGCACATTGTCCCATAGGATAATGGGTTCAAAgctagatacagtggcttgcaaaagtattcggcccccttgaacttttccacattttgtcacattacaggcacaaacatgaatcaattttattggaattccacatgaaagaccaatacaaagtggtgtacacgtgagaagtggaacgaaaatcatacatgattccaaacattttttacaaataaataactgcaaagtagggtgtgcgtaattattcagccccctttggtctgagtgcagtcagttgcccatggacattgcctgatgagtgctaatgactaaatagagtgcacctgtgtgtaatctaatgtcagtacaaatacagctgctctgtgacggcctcagaggttgtctaagagaatattgggagcaacaacaccatgaagtccaaagaacacaccagacaggtcagggataaagttattgagaaatgtaaagctggcttaggctacaaaaagattggcacaactgtaaacctaccaagacaaggccgtccacctaaactcacaggccgaacaaggagagcgctgatcagaaatgcagccaagaggcccatggtgattctggacgagctgcagagatctacagctcaggtgggggaatctgtccataggacaactattagttgtgcactgcacaaagttggcctttatggaaaagtggcaagaagaaagccattgttaacagaaaaccataagaagtcccgtttgcagtttgccacaagccatgtgggggacacagcaaacatgtggaagaaggtgctctggtcagatgagaccaaaatggaactttttggccaaaatgcaaaacgctatgtgtggcggaaaactaacactgcacatcactctgaacacaccatccccactgtcaaatatggtggtggcagcatcatgctctgggggtgcttctcttcagcagggacagggaagctggtcagagttgatgggaagatggatggagccaaatacagggcaatcttggaagaaaacctcttggagtctgcaaaagacttgagactggggcggaggttcaccttccagcaggacaacgaccctaaacataaagccagggcaacaatggaatggtttaaaacaaaacatatccatgtgttggaatggcccagtcacagtccagatctaaatccaatcgagaatctgtggcaagatctgaaaactgctgttcacaaaagCTGTCCATcgaatctgactgagctggagctgttttgcaaagaagaatgggcaaggattttagtctctagatgtgcaaagctggtagagacataccctaaaagcctggcagctgtaattgtagcaaaaggtggttctacaaagtattgactcggggggctgaataattacgcacaccccactttgcagttatttatttgtaaaaaatgtttggaatcatgtatgattttcgttccacttctcacgtgtacaccactttgtattggtctttcacgtggaattccaataaaattgattcatatttgtggctgtaatgtgacaaaatgtggaaaagttcaagggggccaaatacttttgcaagccactgtatatggagTTACCTACATCTTATCTAAAAAACATTGCCTGGTGTTCCTGTTTATCCTGTCAGTAATTTTGTCCAGGCCACTGACTATGTCTTCTGTTTTTTGATCCCTGTCTTTTATCAGATAAAATAACTGTAAATTTATTTGGttagatcagtgtttttcaaccttttttgggcaaaggcacacttgtttcatgaaaaaaatcacgaggcacaccaccattagaaaatgttaaaaaattaaactctgtgcccagcagcagtgcccccctagtacactggtgcccagcagcagtgcccccctagtacattggtgccaagagcagtgcccccctagtacattggtgcccagcagcagtgccccctagtacattggtgccaagagcagtgcccccctagtacactggtgcccagcagcagtgcccccctagtacattggtgccaagagcagtgcccccctagtacattggtgccaagagcagtgcccccctagtacattggtgccaagagcagtgcccccctagtacattggtgcccagcagcagtgccccccagtacattggtgccaagagccagcccccctagtacattggtgcccagcagcagtgcccccataagtcagtgtgccccgtggccccccctaatacattggtgcccagcagcattttacttctactcttcggcggcttcagcagcatcttcccctcacgcgcgccgcctctgcacttctgcctacacgcgaccgcacacaggcccttttataacgttgtgCCCCGttcgtactgacgtcacccgtacacacggggcgcaaccaatgacagggcccggattttattaaagggggcccgagctactaagaaaaactgtagcatcgccgggccccctttgaaagtaaaaattgcggccctgcctacggcacaccaggcaacatctcgcggcacactagtgtgccgcggaacagcggttgaaaaacgctgggttAGATGAATCTGGACTTAGTTAGCAATCTTTTGACTCTGACTTCTGATCAATATGCTGCTTTGGAACTTTGTTTTTATCCATTACTTGAATCAGTTGTCCCTCCAGTTTCTGGCTTCCTCTGCCATCAATGTGCAAATAGAGTAAGAGACAAACTATTCAGCATTTACAAATGCTGCCATGGAATTCTGCTTTCATTTTACTTTTGGTTACTCCAGTCACTGGTTCTCCACCAACATTTTAAAAGTGCTGGTAAAACCTAACCCAAAAATTTAATATTCTGTGCAGTTCTagttttttaaatacttttattct contains these protein-coding regions:
- the foxe1 gene encoding forkhead box protein E1 — encoded protein: MTAENQQSPTRATAAGASLQQASGLTMPVVKVEKDPAPEASMSNGGSEGEDTPKGRRRKRPLQKGKPPYSYIALIAMAIANSTDRKLTLGGIYKFITERFPFYRDNSKKWQNSIRHNLTLNDCFIKIPREPGRPGKGNYWALDPNAEDMFDSGSFLRRRKRFKRTDLTTYPAYIHDTSMFSPLQVARATYPNTVYPNMTMSPSYSQQIAPHSSVYYPSSSPAFSSAQPRVFSINTLIGHSGSEHAQQPNRSISPEVNSTSSSSCNYGGSTYSSQAGSGTMLPRSTNPYSYSVPNSHLQMNQSSYPHSNAQLFGSASRLPMPTSPPMNSDAVDFYGRMSPGQYTSLTTYNSNGQLGGTNAYLRHATYSGNMERFVPAV